The following coding sequences lie in one Moritella viscosa genomic window:
- the rraA1 gene encoding regulator of ribonuclease activity A codes for MEYNTSELCDIYTDMIDVVEPMFMNFGGKSSFGGQITTIKCFESLGLIAETVQQAGLGRVLLIDGGGSLRRALIDSDIAQLAFENEWEGIIVYGSIREVDQLDDINIGIQSLASIPVGADDNRTGELDVAVNFGGVTFLPDDHVYADSTGIILSADALDIE; via the coding sequence ATGGAATACAATACTTCTGAACTATGCGACATTTATACAGATATGATTGATGTTGTTGAACCTATGTTCATGAATTTCGGTGGAAAGTCATCATTCGGTGGTCAAATCACCACAATTAAATGCTTTGAAAGTTTAGGGCTGATTGCTGAAACAGTTCAACAAGCCGGATTAGGTAGAGTTCTACTCATTGATGGTGGTGGTTCATTAAGAAGAGCATTAATTGATTCTGATATTGCCCAACTGGCATTCGAGAATGAATGGGAAGGCATTATTGTTTACGGGAGTATTCGAGAAGTCGATCAACTAGACGATATTAATATTGGAATCCAGAGCCTTGCTTCTATTCCTGTTGGTGCAGATGATAATCGAACAGGTGAGCTAGATGTGGCGGTTAATTTTGGCGGTGTCACATTCTTACCTGACGATCATGTTTATGCAGACAGCACTGGTATTATTCTATCTGCAGATGCGCTAGATATTGAATAA
- the fieF gene encoding ferrous-iron efflux pump fieF — MIDSDHEQLIKRASYASVVTAVILLCSKLFVWFATGSASILASLTDSFLDIGASIINLFAIKYALEPADDAHRFGHGKAESLAGLVQSAFIVGSSILLMLHGISALLDPQPIVRSELGIAVSIFALLVTFILIRYQTHVVATTGSIAIKADSLHYKSDLWLNATVLIALSLSAYGFYWVDGLATILISCYILYSAYEIGMESIQTLLDHELPGEDIDKITAIVVNTENVLGLHELRTRQSGYMRFIQLHIELDDHLTLFQAHAIADNVETNLLCEFANTEVLIHQDPISIVKTKND; from the coding sequence GTGATAGATTCTGATCATGAACAATTAATTAAACGTGCAAGCTATGCTTCTGTTGTTACCGCCGTCATTTTATTATGCAGTAAATTGTTTGTGTGGTTTGCAACTGGGTCTGCATCGATATTGGCGTCATTAACGGATTCATTTTTAGATATTGGTGCATCCATTATTAATTTGTTTGCCATCAAATATGCTTTAGAACCAGCGGATGATGCGCATCGTTTTGGCCATGGTAAAGCTGAATCTTTAGCTGGATTAGTACAATCAGCATTCATTGTTGGTTCATCTATTTTATTAATGTTACACGGTATTAGTGCATTATTAGATCCGCAGCCGATTGTACGCTCAGAACTTGGTATCGCGGTATCCATTTTTGCATTATTGGTTACTTTTATTTTGATTCGCTATCAAACGCATGTTGTGGCTACAACTGGGAGTATTGCGATCAAAGCTGATTCACTCCATTATAAATCAGACTTATGGCTTAATGCGACAGTACTTATCGCACTTAGTTTATCTGCGTATGGTTTTTATTGGGTTGATGGATTAGCGACAATTTTGATATCCTGCTACATATTATACAGTGCGTATGAGATCGGTATGGAGTCAATTCAGACATTGTTGGATCATGAATTGCCAGGTGAAGATATTGATAAAATAACAGCGATTGTGGTCAATACGGAAAATGTACTCGGACTACATGAGTTACGCACGCGACAATCAGGTTATATGCGTTTTATTCAATTGCATATAGAACTGGATGATCACCTTACTCTGTTTCAGGCCCATGCGATTGCCGATAATGTTGAAACTAATTTACTCTGTGAATTTGCAAATACGGAAGTACTCATTCACCAAGATCCAATCTCAATTGTAAAGACGAAAAATGATTAA
- the zapB gene encoding cell division protein ZapB → MGEKMNFDVLDKLESKVQTAVDTISLLQMELEELKEENNELLANNSELKSQQDVWQDRLRSLLGRMDEVQELEELEEEA, encoded by the coding sequence ATGGGTGAAAAAATGAATTTTGACGTATTAGATAAATTAGAAAGTAAAGTCCAAACAGCAGTTGATACCATTTCCCTATTACAAATGGAATTAGAAGAGCTAAAAGAAGAAAACAACGAACTATTAGCGAATAACTCTGAACTTAAAAGCCAGCAAGATGTATGGCAAGACCGTTTACGTTCTTTGCTAGGTAGAATGGATGAAGTTCAAGAGCTAGAAGAGTTAGAAGAAGAAGCATAA
- the cpxA gene encoding sensor protein CpxA: MLSRKLNQLFVKIFVWFWCMLLLVVAVVIALPTLDSRVMKQLDPRSVSILNSIAHNISSSADRYPNIPLQVLITPKEAQTKHFYLVRMNGDIISSSKASKAIRRFILQSEESQQPKVKQYKNWLMTGPIPINIRGERFQLYAAQQLPAEHNIWLINVLDRPFLLLFITMFVSMPLCASLAWHISKPLQKLQRTASEITDGNLDAVVPATQRQDEIGELARSLRTMMFSIREHISLQHRLLSDISHELRSPLTRLKMSVALSKRHYGETKEIVRIDNESQRLEEMISALLNLSKTQLNATTKESFNLDSLLQPICDDAIFEAEQLGKRFSYQPIPDLDIKGFPALFGSAIENVIRNALRYANQQVHLAITNDIDKITFVITDDGPGVPEDEVEQIFKPFYRVSQARDRESGGAGLGLAITENAVRQHHGIIRASNRDTQGLQVTITIPMG; this comes from the coding sequence GTGCTTAGTCGCAAATTGAATCAACTATTCGTTAAAATTTTTGTCTGGTTTTGGTGTATGCTACTACTTGTTGTAGCCGTAGTTATAGCACTACCAACATTAGATAGCCGAGTAATGAAACAACTCGATCCGCGCTCAGTCAGCATTTTAAATAGCATTGCACATAATATTTCCAGCTCTGCTGATCGCTATCCAAATATCCCATTACAAGTGTTAATAACCCCTAAAGAAGCACAAACAAAACATTTTTATTTAGTCCGTATGAATGGCGATATTATTTCAAGCAGCAAAGCCTCTAAGGCTATTCGTCGTTTTATTTTACAAAGTGAAGAGTCGCAACAACCAAAAGTAAAGCAATATAAAAACTGGCTAATGACCGGACCGATCCCAATAAATATACGCGGTGAAAGATTCCAATTGTATGCAGCACAACAGTTACCAGCAGAGCATAATATATGGTTAATTAATGTATTAGATAGACCATTCCTGTTACTTTTCATTACGATGTTTGTCAGCATGCCATTATGTGCGTCGCTCGCATGGCATATTTCGAAACCATTACAAAAGTTACAAAGAACCGCATCCGAGATCACAGATGGTAATTTAGATGCTGTTGTACCAGCGACTCAACGACAAGATGAAATTGGCGAATTAGCGCGAAGTTTACGTACTATGATGTTTTCTATTCGTGAACATATTTCACTTCAGCATCGTTTATTGAGTGATATTTCTCATGAATTGAGATCACCCTTAACGCGGTTGAAAATGTCCGTTGCATTATCTAAACGCCATTATGGTGAGACCAAAGAGATCGTGCGTATCGATAATGAATCACAACGTTTAGAAGAAATGATCTCAGCGCTATTAAATTTATCAAAAACACAATTAAATGCCACAACCAAAGAATCATTTAACCTTGACTCACTGTTACAACCTATTTGCGATGATGCTATTTTCGAAGCGGAACAATTAGGCAAACGTTTTAGCTATCAACCAATACCAGACTTGGATATCAAAGGCTTTCCAGCACTCTTTGGCAGTGCCATAGAGAACGTAATCCGTAACGCATTACGCTATGCCAACCAACAGGTTCATTTAGCTATCACCAACGACATAGACAAAATAACATTTGTGATCACAGATGATGGTCCAGGGGTTCCAGAGGACGAAGTTGAGCAAATTTTCAAACCTTTTTATCGCGTATCACAAGCCCGAGACCGTGAATCAGGCGGTGCAGGTTTAGGGCTGGCAATTACTGAAAATGCGGTCCGTCAACATCATGGGATAATACGAGCAAGTAACAGAGACACACAAGGCTTACAGGTCACTATTACTATACCAATGGGCTAG
- a CDS encoding putative esterase yields MSIEVVSSNKMFGGWQHQYNHASSVLNCQMRFAVYLPPQASNMRKVPVMYWLSGLTCTDENFMQKAGAQRIAAELGIAIVAPDTSPRGEGVPDDADQAYDFGLGAGFYVNATQAPWNTHYQMYDYVLNELPALIEANFPVTKDRVISGHSMGGHGALVMALRNPERYRSVTAFSPISNPINCPWGQKALQNYLGKDKAAWQQYDASLLMAKADKFVPAMVEQGKDDSFLDEQLKPNMLTAAAEKKGYPLTLEMHDGYDHSYYFIATFIEKHMRFHAANLAK; encoded by the coding sequence ATGTCTATAGAAGTTGTTAGTAGTAATAAAATGTTTGGCGGTTGGCAGCATCAATATAACCATGCGTCGAGTGTACTAAACTGTCAGATGCGTTTTGCTGTGTATTTACCACCGCAAGCATCAAATATGCGTAAAGTACCTGTGATGTATTGGCTGTCTGGCCTGACGTGTACTGATGAAAACTTTATGCAAAAAGCCGGTGCTCAGCGTATTGCTGCAGAACTGGGTATTGCGATCGTGGCACCGGATACTAGTCCGCGTGGTGAAGGTGTACCTGATGATGCTGACCAAGCGTATGATTTTGGTTTAGGTGCTGGATTCTATGTGAATGCAACACAAGCACCGTGGAATACGCATTATCAAATGTATGACTATGTGCTCAATGAATTACCGGCATTAATTGAAGCTAATTTCCCAGTAACAAAAGATCGAGTGATCAGTGGTCATTCTATGGGGGGACATGGTGCATTAGTGATGGCATTGCGTAATCCTGAACGCTATCGTTCAGTGACGGCATTTAGTCCGATTAGCAATCCAATCAATTGCCCTTGGGGGCAGAAAGCATTACAAAATTATTTAGGTAAAGATAAAGCAGCGTGGCAACAATACGATGCGAGTTTACTCATGGCGAAAGCGGATAAATTTGTACCAGCAATGGTTGAGCAAGGCAAAGATGATTCGTTCTTGGATGAGCAACTTAAGCCGAATATGCTGACTGCTGCGGCTGAGAAAAAGGGTTATCCTCTCACGCTAGAAATGCATGATGGTTATGATCATAGTTACTATTTTATAGCGACGTTTATTGAAAAACATATGCGTTTTCATGCCGCAAATTTAGCAAAATAA
- the cysE gene encoding serine acetyltransferase, whose protein sequence is MEDKLSMSWLRIRDEAKLLVEQEPMLASFFHSTILNHDSLKCSLSFQLANKLDSATMPAILLREVIEEALKAEPTILHAVAADLCAVQERDPAVEFFSTPLLYLKGFLALQSYRIAHWLWNQKREALAIYLQNQISVVFAVDIHPAARIGKGIMLDHATGIVIGETAIVEDDVSILQSVTLGGTGKESGDRHPKIRAGVMIGAGAKVLGNIEVGRGAKVGAGSVVLDHVPEHTTVAGVPAKVVGRPDSEMPSLAMNQTI, encoded by the coding sequence ATGGAAGATAAACTTTCAATGTCTTGGCTTAGAATTAGAGATGAAGCTAAATTATTGGTTGAACAGGAACCTATGCTCGCTAGCTTCTTCCATTCAACAATACTAAATCACGATAGTTTAAAATGTTCATTAAGTTTCCAATTAGCAAATAAGCTCGATAGTGCGACAATGCCAGCTATTTTATTACGTGAAGTGATTGAGGAAGCATTAAAAGCAGAACCTACTATTTTACATGCGGTGGCTGCGGATTTATGTGCAGTACAAGAGCGAGACCCGGCGGTTGAGTTTTTCTCGACACCGTTATTATATTTGAAAGGTTTTCTCGCACTACAGTCTTATCGTATTGCGCATTGGTTGTGGAACCAAAAGCGTGAAGCATTAGCGATTTATTTACAAAACCAAATATCAGTGGTGTTTGCTGTTGATATTCATCCGGCTGCTAGAATAGGCAAAGGTATTATGCTTGATCATGCAACTGGAATTGTGATTGGCGAAACGGCAATTGTAGAAGACGATGTATCAATTTTACAAAGCGTTACGCTAGGTGGTACAGGTAAAGAAAGTGGTGATCGTCATCCGAAAATTAGAGCGGGTGTAATGATTGGTGCTGGTGCTAAAGTGCTGGGTAATATTGAAGTCGGTAGAGGAGCCAAAGTCGGTGCAGGTAGTGTAGTGCTCGATCATGTACCTGAGCATACGACCGTTGCAGGGGTTCCAGCTAAAGTTGTTGGTCGGCCTGATTCTGAGATGCCTTCACTAGCGATGAATCAAACAATTTGA
- a CDS encoding membrane protein — MVKVMKKRSTLIVAGLIILSAIPFSLNILINMFFSNLDTEIYEKKKARVEQRRQIEKMFPELDTTNPLRPQVTTNKAAEDK; from the coding sequence ATGGTAAAAGTGATGAAAAAGCGTAGTACTTTGATCGTAGCAGGCCTGATTATATTAAGCGCGATACCTTTTAGCTTGAATATTCTGATTAATATGTTCTTTTCAAATTTGGATACAGAAATATATGAGAAGAAAAAAGCACGGGTGGAACAGCGTCGACAAATAGAGAAAATGTTCCCTGAATTAGATACGACTAACCCATTACGCCCGCAGGTTACAACGAATAAAGCTGCAGAAGATAAATAA
- the cpxR gene encoding transcriptional regulator, CpxR, which translates to MTKLLLIDDDKELAELLAEFLSLEDFDVDMEHDGEAGLAAIRSSQYDMVLLDVMMPKLNGFEVLKKLRVDNSTPVLMLTAKGDEIDRVLGLEMGADDYLPKPFSDRELLARIRAVLRRVEPPTTAKKTELLTHLDIEINSRTQEAWCQTILLDLTSTELMLLEALISSPGTILTKADLSEQVLGKKLTPFDRSIDMHLSNLRKKLPERKDEKMRIRTLRGRGYMWLDT; encoded by the coding sequence ATGACTAAATTATTATTAATTGATGACGATAAAGAACTAGCCGAATTACTCGCTGAATTTCTAAGTCTCGAAGATTTCGATGTTGATATGGAACATGATGGTGAAGCCGGTTTAGCTGCAATCAGAAGTAGTCAATATGATATGGTCCTTTTAGATGTCATGATGCCAAAGTTAAACGGTTTTGAAGTATTAAAAAAACTTCGAGTAGATAACAGCACACCGGTATTAATGTTAACAGCGAAAGGTGATGAAATTGATCGTGTTCTTGGCTTAGAAATGGGTGCCGATGATTATTTACCAAAACCGTTCAGTGATCGTGAATTATTAGCACGAATTAGAGCCGTATTACGTCGAGTAGAGCCCCCAACAACAGCTAAAAAAACAGAATTATTGACACACTTAGACATTGAAATAAACAGCCGGACACAAGAGGCATGGTGTCAAACCATTCTGCTTGACTTAACCAGTACCGAACTGATGTTATTAGAAGCACTTATCTCATCGCCAGGTACGATCCTAACCAAAGCCGATTTAAGCGAGCAAGTACTGGGGAAAAAACTGACGCCATTTGACCGTAGTATTGATATGCATTTAAGTAACTTACGTAAAAAGTTACCAGAAAGAAAAGATGAGAAAATGCGAATTCGCACACTTCGTGGCCGTGGTTATATGTGGCTAGATACATAA
- the trmL gene encoding ptRNA (cytidine/uridine-2'-O-)-methyltransferase TrmL, with protein MLQVALFEPEIPPNTGNIIRLCANSGFKLHLIEPLGFEWDDKRVKRAGLDYHEFADVKRHANYQAFLDCVGDARIFACTTKGTKYHHEAQYQAGDVLLFGPETRGLPPEVLDTLPQEQKVRIPMLPESRSMNLSNAVSVFIYESWRQLDFAGSK; from the coding sequence ATGTTACAAGTAGCACTATTTGAACCTGAGATCCCACCAAATACAGGTAATATCATTCGCCTTTGTGCCAACTCTGGTTTCAAATTGCATTTAATCGAACCGCTTGGCTTTGAGTGGGATGATAAAAGGGTAAAACGTGCGGGACTAGATTACCATGAATTTGCAGACGTAAAACGTCATGCTAATTATCAAGCATTTTTAGATTGTGTTGGTGACGCTCGTATTTTTGCATGCACAACCAAAGGCACTAAATACCATCATGAAGCGCAATACCAAGCAGGTGATGTTTTATTATTTGGGCCTGAGACACGCGGCCTACCACCAGAAGTACTAGATACATTACCACAAGAGCAGAAGGTAAGAATTCCGATGCTACCAGAGAGTCGTAGTATGAATCTATCGAACGCGGTATCTGTTTTTATCTATGAGAGCTGGCGTCAACTGGATTTTGCAGGTTCAAAATAA